In Primulina eburnea isolate SZY01 chromosome 3, ASM2296580v1, whole genome shotgun sequence, one DNA window encodes the following:
- the LOC140826230 gene encoding UDP-glycosyltransferase 86A1-like, whose protein sequence is MSNNEQNRPHALMFPYPLQGHVIPFVNLAIKLASKGFKITFVNTESIHHQISKSRSNETHDDIFAGTRKSGLDVRYVTVSDGFPLGFDRSLNHDQFFEGIMHVFPAHVDELVGNLVRDDPTINSLIVDTFYVWPSMIAQKYRLVNTSFFTEPALVLTMYYHVELLRKHGHFASVENRIDAIDYIPGVKSILPVDLASYLQAKDDTYTTVHRIIYKAFEDAKKADFMICNTIQELEEDTISALQEKQPFYSIGPIFPPGFTKGHVSTSLWPESDCVQWLKKKPPSSVLYVSFGSYAHTSKRDIEEIAHGLILSGVHFIWVLRPDIVSSDEPDFLPDGFEDRIRGRGLIVPWCSQIQVLTDQSVGGFLTHCGWNSILESLYCGVPLVCYPLLTDQFTNRKLVVDDLKIGINLRDENLNLSRNRISEKIKYLMHGDESGEIRKQVKKVKNSLENAMGINGSSEANLNQFIRDLKAKIGEHKGCGFSKKENEGFHLNNFAGNN, encoded by the exons ATGTCAAATAATGAACAAAACCGGCCTCATGCACTAATGTTCCCATATCCTCTTCAAGGCCATGTGATCCCATTCGTAAACCTAGCAATAAAACTTGCATCAAAAGGCTTCAAGATCACCTTCGTAAACACGGAGTCGATCCACCACCAGATCTCCAAATCCAGAAGCAATGAAACCCACGACGATATATTCGCCGGGACACGTAAATCGGGCCTCGACGTGCGATACGTTACCGTTTCAGATGGTTTCCCTCTAGGGTTTGATCGTTCCCTGAACCACGACCAGTTCTTTGAAGGGATAATGCATGTGTTTCCAGCACATGTGGATGAACTTGTTGGCAATCTGGTGAGGGATGATCCGACGATCAATAGCCTCATCGTCGACACGTTCTACGTCTGGCCGTCCATGATCGCCCAGAAGTACAGGCTAGTGAATACATCGTTTTTTACGGAGCCGGCGCTTGTTCTTACGATGTATTATCACGTAGAACTCTTGAGGAAACATGGCCATTTCGCTTCTGTGG AGAACAGGATAGATGCAATCGACTATATTCCTGGAGTAAAATCCATTCTCCCCGTGGATTTGGCCTCCTATTTACAAGCCAAAGATGATACTTACACCACAGTTCATCGAATCATTTACAAAGCTTTCGAGGACGCGAAGAAAGCAGACTTCATGATCTGTAACACGATTCAAGAACTTGAAGAAGACACAATCTCAGCTTTACAAGAGAAGCAGCCTTTCTATTCAATCGGGCCCATTTTCCCTCCTGGCTTCACCAAAGGCCACGTATCCACGAGCCTGTGGCCCGAATCGGATTGCGTCCAATGGCTCAAAAAGAAGCCGCCGAGCTCGGTTTTGTACGTCTCTTTTGGCAGCTATGCACACACTAGCAAACGTGACATTGAGGAGATTGCTCATGGTCTCATTCTTAGTGGGGTGCATTTCATTTGGGTGCTCCGACCTGATATCGTTAGCTCAGATGAACCCGATTTCTTGCCGGATGGGTTCGAGGATCGGATCCGAGGTCGGGGATTGATCGTGCCGTGGTGCAGTCAAATCCAGGTTCTTACAGATCAGTCTGTCGGGGGATTCTTGACGCACTGTGGATGGAACTCCATATTGGAAAGTTTATATTGCGGTGTCCCGTTGGTTTGTTACCCTTTGTTGACGGATCAATTTACGAACAGGAAATTGGTGGTGGATGATTTAAAGATTGGAATCAATCTACGTGATGAGAACTTGAATTTGTCGAGAAATAGGATTTCTGAGAAgattaaatatttgatgcatggaGATGAGTCAGGGGAGATTCGGAAGCAAGTCAAGAAGGTGAAGAACTCGTTGGAGAATGCAATGGGGATTAATGGATCTTCGGAAGCTAATTTGAATCAGTTTATTAGAGATTTGAAGGCAAAAATTGGAGAGCATAAAGGCTGTGGGTTTTCTAAAAAAGAGAACGAAGGgtttcatttaaataattttgctGGAAATAATTAA
- the LOC140826232 gene encoding wall-associated receptor kinase 2-like, which yields MKIKNKLTESVILIILSFSLALADHPLSNSSTILTVPRKTFNQGSIIAKPGCETKCGDVILPFPFGIGNNSGCSIGRWFDMNCDHSVSPPKLTITSTNLEVVNISDNEIRIKNKVAAKCYTESGNITRQNTIGINLTGSPYSFSEFNKFTVVGCDDLAVIVGTSGRNFTSGCLSLCSQQSDLLDGYCTGIGCCQTPIPKGLKTFVSALGSLRNHTNVWSFATCGYAFLGAQDMFEFRVSDFSDVNFQNRTIQEVPIVIEWALGSGNCEEAEKSADFACRENSVCVDSNTGLGGYRCNCTAGYEGNPYISPGCTDINECDSTPCDANGICTNTPGSFSCACKKGSSGDGRKDGHGCISVNSQFPVIKFSLGFSIGLLSIFTGITWIYFGVKKRKIVKMREKYFHKNGGILLKQQTSSIEGGSESSKIFSAEELEKATNKYSEDRIIGRGGYGTVYKGILPDQRVVAIKKSRIMDQNQIEQFINEAIVLTQVNHRNVVKLLGCCLESEVPLLVYEFISNGTLFYHIHNSAATPWFSWSNRLRIATESAGALAYLHSAASMPIIHRDVKSSNILLDDSYTAKISDFGASRLVPLNQTQVTTLVQGTLGYLDPEYFQTSQLTEKSDVYSFGVVLAELMTGKKPLSPTKSEEERNLATYFIMSVKENRLFQILDPRLLKEGSFEQLQRIGELVKICLNLKSEERPTMKEVALELEGIRKLTQHPWIIQQDREESEALLGEHSGQTSDLYAINLGPEFSSGAHYIQEDTMDSPMIYPTPR from the exons ATGAAGATAAAAAACAAGCTTACTGAATCTGTAATCTTGATTATATTGTCCTTTTCTCTGGCATTAGCTGATCATCCCCTTTCTAATTCTTCCACCATCCTCACTGTTCCAAGAAAAACTTTTAACCAAGGATCAATTATAGCAAAACCTGGCTGCGAGACGAAGTGTGGAGATGTAATTCTTCCATTCCCTTTCGGCATTGGAAACAACTCAGGCTGCTCGATTGGCCGTTGGTTTGACATGAACTGTGATCATTCCGTCAGTCCGCCTAAACTCACCATTACATCCACTAATCTTGAAGTTGTCAACATATCTGATAACGAAATACGGATAAAAAATAAGGTTGCTGCAAAATGCTACACAGAATCAGGCAATATCACCCGACAGAACACGATAGGCATCAACCTGACTGGATCCCCGTACAGCTTTTCTGAGTTCAATAAGTTTACAGTTGTGGGCTGCGACGATTTGGCTGTGATTGTTGGTACCAGCGGCCGGAACTTTACCAGCGGATGTTTATCACTTTGTTCACAGCAGAGTGATTTACTGGACGGATATTGTACTGGGATTGGCTGTTGTCAAACTCCGATTCCGAAAGGTTTAAAGACTTTTGTATCAGCTCTTGGGAGTCTCAGAAATCATACTAACGTTTGGAGTTTTGCTACTTGTGGGTACGCATTTCTTGGGGCTCAGGACATGTTTGAGTTTCGGGTTTCAGATTTTTCAGACGTGAATTTTCAGAATAGGACAATCCAGGAAGTCCCTATTGTTATTGAATGGGCACTTGGGAGTGGAAACTGTGAGGAAGCCGAGAAATCTGCCGATTTTGCTTGTAGAGAAAATAGCGTTTGTGTTGATTCAAACACGGGTCTTGGAGGATACCGATGTAATTGCACAGCAGGGTACGAAGGCAATCCATATATAAGTCCAGGCTGCACAG ACATAAATGAATGTGATAGTACTCCATGCGATGCAAACGGTATTTGTACAAACACTCCAGGGAGTTTTAGTTGTGCTTGCAAAAAAGGATCCTCGGGCGATGGAAGAAAGGACGGACATGGATGCATCTCTGTCAACTCTCAGTTTCCAGTAATAAAATTCTCCTTGG GTTTCAGTATTGGATTGCTCTCGATTTTTACTGGTATCACATGGATTTATTTTGGAGTCAAGAAAAGAAAGATtgtcaaaatgagagaaaagtaCTTCCACAAAAATGGTGGGATCCTTTTGAAGCAACAGACTTCATCTATTGAGGGTGGATCCGAGTCGAGTAAAATCTTCTCGGCCGAAGAGCTAGAGAAGGCCACTAACAAATACTCTGAAGACCGTATCATTGGAAGGGGTGGTTATGGCACGGTATACAAAGGAATCCTACCTGATCAACGAGTAGTCGCCATTAAGAAATCAAGAATAATGGATCAGAACCAAATCGAACAATTTATAAATGAGGCGATTGTTTTAACTCAAGTGAACCACCGAAATGTTGTTAAACTTTTGGGATGTTGCTTGGAGAGTGAAGTTCCTTTACTGGTTTATGAGTTTATATCAAACGGTACACTCTTCTATCACATACATAACAGTGCGGCAACGCCTTGGTTTTCTTGGAGCAACCGTTTAAGAATTGCTACTGAATCTGCTGGTGCACTTGCCTATCTCCACTCTGCTGCTTCAATGCCTATTATCCACAGAGACGTGAAGTCCAGCAACATACTTTTAGACGACTCGTACACTGCAAAAATATCAGATTTCGGCGCTTCAAGACTGGTCCCTTTAAACCAAACACAAGTGACAACTCTTGTTCAGGGGACTTTAGGCTATTTGGACCCTGAGTACTTCCAAACCAGCCAGTTAACAGAAAAAAGCGACGTTTATAGCTTCGGGGTCGTTCTTGCCGAGTTGATGACTGGGAAAAAACCCCTTTCACCTACAAAATCAGAAGAAGAGAGgaacttagccacatatttCATCATGTCCGTTAAAGAAAATCGCCTGTTTCAAATTCTCGATCCTCGACTCTTGAAAGAAGGTAGTTTCGAGCAGCTGCAACGAATTGGTGAGCTTGTGAAGATATGTTTGAATTTGAAAAGTGAAGAAAGGCCAACAATGAAAGAAGTGGCACTGGAGCTTGAAGGGATAAGGAAATTAACTCAACATCCATGGATTATTCAACAAGATAGAGAAGAAAGTGAGGCACTTTTAGGTGAACATTCGGGACagacatcagatttgtatgcaATCAATTTAGGCCCAGAATTTAGTTCAGGAGCACATTATATCCAAGAAGATACTATGGACAGTCCTATGATTTATCCCACTCCCCGTTAG
- the LOC140826233 gene encoding wall-associated receptor kinase 2-like, giving the protein MLLESIFFHLLLCLQLALARTDSRFITQGATITQPNCQRSCGNLTVPYPFGVGIGTGCSLSDRFNVNCNTSFNPPRPFVNTGNLEIVDITDGTIRIKNWVGRTCYVPNGLVNFSMSINVSGTPFTFSESNRFTIVGCDDFAVIQGSEPRNFSSGCVAMCSSTKDVIEGECTGIGCCQTAIPKGLQNFETSLFTINRHETVSSFSPCGYVFLGDPDSFRFTIANLDDTSFLETVVNEVPVILDWGIGSQNCSEAQRSNDYACQQNSYCVDLADTGRGGYRCNCSEGFQGNPYLNPGCMDINECEINPCDAHATCINNPGSYTCSCAKGYVSDRKGDGRRCIAKNSEFPVLKFALGMSFGFLGSIIAATWLYFGIKARKLMKLREKFFQQNGGLLLKQQLSSNEVSMKSTKIFTAQELEKATNNYAEDRVLGRGGYGTVYKGILTHPQQIVAIKKSKVMDQNQIEQFINEVIILTQVNHRNVVKLLGCCLETEVPLLVYEYVSHGTLFHHIHNSGGMPWFSWDNRLRIAIESASALSYLHSSAAMPVIHRDVKSPNILLDEYYNAKISDFGASRLVPIDQTQVSTLVQGTLGYLDPEYFHTGQLTDKSDVYSFGVVLAELMTGRKPLSNTKTDYEKSLCTFFLMSLKTNRLFQILDPRVRREGSLEQLQAVAELIKRCLKLHSVDRPTMREVAMELEGLLKFSNHPWIQPEDEEDAVRLMNEEEATDLYTVTISPEPSTGPYTMQHTGSSPLIHAIDRPR; this is encoded by the exons ATGTTGTTAGAATCCATTTTCTTCCATCTTTTATTATGCCTCCAATTGGCACTAGCAAGAACGGATTCAAGATTTATCACACAAGGTGCAACAATCACCCAGCCTAATTGCCAAAGAAGCTGCGGGAATTTAACAGTCCCATATCCATTCGGTGTCGGGATCGGAACGGGTTGTTCTTTGAGCGACCGGTTCAATGTTAACTGCAACACTTCATTCAATCCTCCGAGACCTTTTGTAAACACAGGAAATCTGGAGATTGTTGACATCACAGATGGCACAATAAGGATCAAGAACTGGGTCGGCCGAACCTGCTACGTCCCGAATGGCCTTgtgaatttcagcatgtctaTCAATGTTTCAGGGACACCTTTCACCTTTTCTGAATCGAATAGGTTCACGATTGTGGGGTGTGATGATTTCGCAGTGATACAAGGATCAGAACCGCGCAATTTCAGCAGTGGATGTGTCGCGATGTGCTCCAGTACCAAGGATGTGATCGAAGGGGAGTGTACTGGAATTGGATGCTGCCAAACTGCGATTCCGAAGGGTTTACAGAACTTCGAAACAAGTTTGTTTACTATCAATCGTCATGAAACTGTTTCGTCATTCAGCCCTTGTGGATACGTCTTTCTTGGAGATCCCGACAGCTTTAGATTCACCATAGCAAACCTCGACGACACGAGTTTCCTGGAAACAGTAGTGAACGAAGTACCGGTGATTCTTGACTGGGGCATTGGGTCTCAAAACTGCAGTGAAGCTCAGAGGTCTAATGATTATGCCTGCCAGCAGAATAGCTATTGTGTTGATTTGGCGGATACCGGCCGTGGAGGATATAGGTGCAATTGTTCCGAAGGTTTTCAGGGGAATCCATATCTAAATCCAGGCTGCATGG ATATAAATGAATGCGAAATTAATCCGTGCGATGCTCATGCGACCTGTATCAACAACCCAGGCAGTTATACCTGCTCTTGTGCGAAGGGATACGTTAGTGATAGAAAAGGAGATGGACGCAGGTGCATTGCTAAGAACTCTGAGTTTCCAGTTCTCAAGTTTGCATTAG GCATGAGTTTTGGCTTCTTAGGCTCAATAATTGCTGCAACTTGGCTATATTTCGGTATCAAAGCCAGGAAGCTAATGAAACTAAGGGAGAAATTCTTCCAGCAGAATGGCGGATTGCTGTTGAAACAGCAGCTTTCTTCCAATGAGGTTAGCATGAAATCGACCAAGATCTTTACTGCTCAAGAACTCGAAAAGGCAACCAACAATTATGCAGAAGACCGAGTCCTAGGCCGGGGAGGTTATGGCACAGTCTACAAAGGAATTTTGACCCATCCACAGCAAATTGTGGCCATCAAAAAGTCTAAAGTGATGGATCAGAACCAGATCGAACAGTTCATAAACGAGGTGATTATCTTGACTCAAGTCAACCATCGAAACGTCGTGAAACTTTTGGGTTGTTGTTTGGAGACCGAGGTCCCTTTATTAGTTTACGAATACGTCTCACACGGGACTTTGTTCCATCACATCCATAACAGCGGCGGGATGCCTTGGTTCTCGTGGGACAATCGTCTGAGAATAGCCATTGAATCTGCTAGTGCATTATCCTATCTTCATTCTTCAGCAGCAATGCCGGTTATTCACAGAGACGTAAAGTCGCCAAACATACTTCTAGACGAATACTACAACGCAAAAATATCAGATTTCGGGGCTTCAAGATTGGTCCCCATTGATCAGACACAAGTGAGCACTCTAGTCCAAGGGACATTGGGATACTTAGACCCCGAGTACTTCCACACAGGCCAGTTAACTGACAAAAGCGACGTCTATAGCTTTGGAGTCGTTCTTGCAGAGCTAATGACAGGGAGAAAACCACTATCCAACACAAAAACAGATTATGAAAAGAGCTTGTGCACATTTTTCTTAATGTCATTAAAAACCAATCGCTTGTTCCAAATCTTGGATCCCCGAGTACGTAGAGAAGGGAGTTTAGAGCAACTCCAGGCCGTTGCAGAGCTCATAAAGAGATGCCTTAAGCTACACAGCGTGGATAGGCCGACGATGAGAGAAGTGGCGATGGAACTCGAAGGTTTACTGAAGTTTTCGAATCATCCGTGGATCCAGCCCGAGGATGAAGAAGATGCTGTGAGATTGATGAACGAGGAAGAAGCAACAGACTTATACACTGTGACTATAAGTCCTGAACCTAGCACTGGGCCTTACACAATGCAGCATACGGGGAGTTCCCCTTTGATCCACGCAATAGACAGGCCCCGCTGA
- the LOC140826234 gene encoding LOW QUALITY PROTEIN: ERBB-3 BINDING PROTEIN 1 (The sequence of the model RefSeq protein was modified relative to this genomic sequence to represent the inferred CDS: deleted 2 bases in 2 codons) yields MSDEEREEKELDLTSPEVVTKYKSAAEIVNKALQLVLSECKPKVKIVDLCEKGDAFIREQTGNMYRNVKKKIERGVAFPTCISVNNTICHFSPLASDETVLEDGDILKIDMGCHIDGFIAVVAHTHVLSQGPVTGRAADVIAAANTAAEVALRLMRPGKKNKDVTEAIQKVAAAYDCKIVEGVLSHQMKQFVIDGNKVVLSVSGTDTRVDEAEFEENEVYSVDIVTSTGEGKPKLLDEKQTTIYKRAVDKNYHLKMKASRFIFSEISQKFPIMPFSARALEEKRARLGLVECVNHELLQPYPVLHEKPGDLVAHIKFTVLLMPNGSDRITSHPLQDLQPTKTVDDLEIKAWLALATKSKKKGGGKKKKGKKGDKEEDAGDGEPMDAAPKGAASQE; encoded by the exons ATGTCGGACGAGGAAAGAGAGGAGAAGGAGTTGGATCTCACCTCTCCTGAAGTTGTCACCAAATACAAATCCGCTGCCGAAATTGTTAACA AGGCATTGCAATTAGTGTTGTCAGAATGCAAACCGAAAGTGAAGATTGTAGACCTCTGTGAGAAAGGAGATGCTTTTATCAGAGA gcagactGGAAACATGTATAGGAATGTGAAGAAGAAGATAGAAAGGGGTGTTGCATTTCCTACTTGCATCTCAGTGAACAATACGATCTGCCATTTTTCACCATTGGCCAGTGACGAGACCGTGTTGGAAGACGGAGATATATTGAAAAT TGATATGGGGTGTCACATAGATGGCTTTATTGCTGTTGTTGCGCATACCCATGTGCTTTCGCAAGGACCTGTCACCGGCCGGGCAGCTGATGTTATTGCTGCTGCAAATACTGCTGCCGAGGTTGCTCTGAGGCTCATGCGGCCAGGGAAAAAG AACAAAGATGTCACTGAAGCCATTCAAAAGGTTGCTGCTGCATATGACTGCAAGATAGTTGAAGGAGTTTTAAGTCATCAAATGAAACAATTTGTGATTGATGGAAACAAGGTTGTGTTAAGTGTCTCTGGCACTGATACAAGAGTTGATGAAGCTGAGTTTGAGGAAAAC GAGGTGTATTCTGTTGACATTGTTACAAGCACTGGTGAAGGCAAG CCAAAATTGTTGGATGAGAAACAAACAACTATATATAAAAGAGCTGTTGACAAGAATTATCACCTAAAGATGAAAGCATCTCGGTTCATATTTAGTGAGATCAGCCAGAAGTTCCCAATCATGCCGTTTTCTGCTAG GGCTTTAGAAGAGAAGCGTGCTCGTTTGGGCCTTGTAGAATGC GTGAATCATGAGCTTTTGCAGCCGTATCCAGTTCTTCATGAGAAGCCAG GCGACCTGGTTGCTCACATCAAGTTCACTGTTTTGCTAATGCCAAACGGTTCAGATCGAATCACATCGCATCCTCTACAGGATCTTCAACCCACCAAGACGGTTGATGATCTCGAAATCAAAGCCTGGTTGGCGTTGGCGACAAAGTCAAAGAAGAAAGGTGGTGGAAAGAAGAAGAAAG GTAAGAAAGGGGACAAAGAAGAGGATGCAGGCGATGGAGAGCCTATGGACGCTGCACCAAAAGGTGCAGCTTCCCAAGAATGA